ATCTGCGGGTTTTCAGTCAGTCGCTGGCTTGAAGGGGTACAGAGGAGCGACCCAAAACAGGGAGAGCTTAGGAGGGAGAGTGCGAGATTGCACCATTAAGGTGCAATCTGTCTCAGAAGAAGGGCAGGATGCTGACGTCTTCCTTGGGTTTGTCCTTCAGTGGGCATTCCAGGCGGACACCGTAGTCGTCCTTCTTGCACGGGTTTATCTTGCGTTTCTGCGCCAATGTCATGCGGTGCATGTGGAAGGGCTGTGCAGGTGTGCGTTCGACGATCAGACCGGCAGAGTCGATGATTTCTGCCACTAATTGGTGCGTGCCGCGGTCGATGTGCTGCAGGGAGAACACCGGGCTGCGGCTGATCTCGCCCTGGGGTTCTCCGTCGAGCAGCAGACGGTAGCTATGGCCAGGCAGCAGGCCGGGTTCGCTGTTTAGGGTCACGATCATGTCGCCGGAACCGTGGTGGATCGAAGCGTCCGGTTCCGGCACCAGGATGCGCAGGACCTGGTAATGCACGGTTGGCTTGGTGACCGCAGGTGGCGGCGCCATGCGCACCGTGGAGGTGGGCTGTCTCAGCTCCACGTTGTTGGAGGGCGCGAGCATCACCCGTTCGGCGTTGCTGCTGCGCGGTTTGTCGGTGAATACCCGGTTACCTTCGGCGTCGATATAGGTGTAAACCTGGCCGAGAGCGACCGGGGCGACGAGCAGAAGCAGGAGTAACGGAAAACGCATGTTCACTTGGTGGGCTTCGGTGCTGGGCTGGGTGGCGCAGAGCGCGCCGGGCTGTTTACGCTGATGCGCTGCACGGTGAAGGTCTGCGTGGCGCTCTGCTGGATGATACGGTCGCCTGCCATCACGGCCACGGCCAGTGCATGTTCGCCACGGTCGATATTGGTCAGTTGCAGGCTGGGAACGTTGCTGGCCTGGCCGTAGGGCTCGCCATCGAGAATCAGGCGCAGTCGGTGGCCAGGTTGCAGGCGTGGCTGAATACTCACGCCGACGATGAAGGTGCCGTTGTTCACGCGCATGGCTTCATCGTCCGGAAGGCCGGTCAGGCTCAGTTCGGCGTAGGGCGCTTCGTTCTGCGCCTGGGTATCGTCGCTGGCCGCTGGAATGCTGGGTGTCTTCATCTCCACCGTATTGGTTGGCGGCAGTTCCACGCTTTCAGCAGCCGCGCCATCCGGCGGCTGGTTGGTGAATACCGTGTTGCCGTTGGCATCGGTGTATTTGTAGATCTGTGCACTGGCCGGCAGGGTCAGGGCAAGCAGCAGGCAGGCGAGTAACGGGCGCATGGGCCAATCCTTCCGCGGATGATGCGCTAAGCCTTGCACTGCTATCGATTCCTGGCAAGCGCAGGGCAGCGCTGCTGTGATGTTTGGCTACAAATCGGCTGGCCGCGGGTGC
The sequence above is drawn from the Pseudomonas sp. Z8(2022) genome and encodes:
- a CDS encoding DUF4124 domain-containing protein; protein product: MRFPLLLLLLVAPVALGQVYTYIDAEGNRVFTDKPRSSNAERVMLAPSNNVELRQPTSTVRMAPPPAVTKPTVHYQVLRILVPEPDASIHHGSGDMIVTLNSEPGLLPGHSYRLLLDGEPQGEISRSPVFSLQHIDRGTHQLVAEIIDSAGLIVERTPAQPFHMHRMTLAQKRKINPCKKDDYGVRLECPLKDKPKEDVSILPFF
- a CDS encoding DUF4124 domain-containing protein — protein: MRPLLACLLLALTLPASAQIYKYTDANGNTVFTNQPPDGAAAESVELPPTNTVEMKTPSIPAASDDTQAQNEAPYAELSLTGLPDDEAMRVNNGTFIVGVSIQPRLQPGHRLRLILDGEPYGQASNVPSLQLTNIDRGEHALAVAVMAGDRIIQQSATQTFTVQRISVNSPARSAPPSPAPKPTK